From the genome of Nomia melanderi isolate GNS246 chromosome 14, iyNomMela1, whole genome shotgun sequence, one region includes:
- the Lrt gene encoding leucine-rich tendon-specific protein — protein sequence MPVPRLRECYDIPRVRVPRVKRSRRGYKHPDYRDTHCCRMLWMSRCSLILLLTTLASCMDATQENRTEDETTSGLITTGAPTITTVPDMNETELVPANNSSNVVKSPAGENVKDASHATSPSPDSVWECPNITKAGVECSCDFPHTLRCTGDRTTLQTISKHLRSSRPGTISLLDVTVAGISLLPARFLEDVALHGLVVSTGELRRVHENAFTALARPLQALGLPNNLLDTVPTVALSHLVGLERLDLSQNKLKTLEADSFKGMSNLTYLDLCDNLLSQLSPQAFVSLPWLRSLRMRGNRLSVSALSALRGLKILEELDLSNNLLLGPMGPNLLPQMPRLRFLTVSENELINIQQGALIGLRNLTYLSLSHNQIDVLEDHSFKYLSTLTRLDLANNRIVAVSSASLAHLEKLTTLDLTHNFLRSLTADLVVPLKSLQDLRLDDNDITMVASDVPTSKLRLKKLSLADNPLNCDCTLLEFANWLSNSSLNEEDKSSAVCATPPALENGILTQVSPGSLLCGEPTPPITTREPPTGTQLTLKEFNYDKSTGVNLLWHVEMCNERYTCDSLIVYETIGTSEVQTVSSSLHCDSRMMRDPCLLPVAIPASLNLQPGHKYRYCVVILVPGSYDEVSWGLGCSDVLPLEETKRDLQKDQETAVVESTDTRITGVHVNVSDQGFLHVDVSLSTPKKSNLPECKLSVVVFDAESAVHKQMLNCSLTFVTLEVLLPGRYKVCASLDEVNEEDVIANFRSNRDRLRCVEVQGFKQNTEIIVLVIIGAGCALLIALVLLARSVVKRVRHPRIQTQCFLPAQEFEITHKAHYIKLLATTKV from the exons ATGCCCGTGCCGCGCCTGCGTGAGTGCTACGATATACCGCGTGTACGTGTGCCGCGCGTGAAGAGAAGCCGTAGGGGCTACAAACACCCGGACTACAGGGACACACATTGCTGTAG GATGCTGTGGATGTCACGATGTTCGCTGATATTACTGCTGACAACGCTAGCGTCGTGCATGGACGCAACGCAGGAGAATCGAACGGAGGATGAGACAACGTCCGGCTTGATCACCACCGGCGCCCCGACGATCACGACGGTCCCCGACATGAACGAAACCGAGCTGGTACCCGCGAATAATTCGTCAAACGTTGTAAAAAGCCCGGCCGGGGAGAATGTTAAGGATGCGTCCCACGCGACTTCGCCATCGCCCGACAGCGTTTGGGAGTGTCCAAATATTACAAAAGCGGGCGTCGAGTGTTCCTGCGACTTTCCACACACGTTGCGATGCACCGGCGATAGAACAACGCTCCAG ACTATCAGCAAACACCTGAGATCCAGTCGTCCAGGAACCATTTCGCTTCTCGATGTGACTGTGGCAGGCATCTCCCTGTTGCCAGCACGCTTCCTCGAAGATGTAGCGCTCCACGGACTCGTCGTTTCCACCGGAGAGCTGAGGCGCGTCCACGAGAATGCGTTCACAGCGTTGGCAAGACCTCTTCAAGCTCTTGGACTTCCTAATAATCTCTTAGACACTGTGCCCACGGTGGCCCTGTCTCACCTAGTTGGACTAGAACGACTGGATTTATCTCAGAACAAACTGAAGACCCTGGAAGCCGATTCGTTTAAG GGCATGTCGAACCTGACATACTTAGACCTGTGCGACAATTTATTATCGCAATTGTCGCCGCAAGCTTTCGTCTCTCTACCCTGGCTGCGCTCTTTGAGGATGCGAGGGAATCGTTTGAGCGTCTCGGCTCTGTCGGCTCTCAGGGGCTTGAAAATCCTGGAGGAACTCGATTTGTCGAACAACTTGTTACTGGGCCCAATGGGCCCGAACCTTCTTCCTCAGATGCCACGATTACGATTCCTAACCGTGTCGGAAAACGAGCTGATAAATATTCAGCAAGGAGCATTGATAGGACTGAGAAACCTCACTTACCTCAGTCTAAGTCACAATCAG ATCGATGTACTGGAAGACCATTCCTTTAAATACTTGTCCACTCTGACCAGACTTGATCTGGCAAATAATCGCATAGTCGCGGTATCCAGCGCATCTTTAGCTCACTTGGAAAAACTGACGACCCTAGACTTAACTCATAACTTTCTCAGATCTTTAACCGCCGACTTGGTAGTCCCTCTGAAAAGCCTGCAAGACCTTCGATTAGATGACAACGACATTACTATGGTGGCCAGCGATGTACCGACATCCAAGTTGCGATTAAAAAAACTGTCCCTAGCTGACAATCCTCTGAATTGCGATTGTACACTTTTAGAATTCGCTAATTGGTTAAGTAATTCGAGTTTAAACGAAGAAGATAAGTCCTCCGCGGTCTGCGCTACACCGCCAGCTCTGGAGAACGGTATCCTCACGCAAGTTTCTCCTGGTAGTCTCCTGTGCGGTGAACCAACGCCACCTATAACTACCAGAGAACCTCCCACCGGAACTCAATTAACGTTAAAAGAGTTCAACTACGATAAATCAACTGGTGTGAACCTTCTTTGGCATGTGGAGATGTGCAATGAACGTTACACATGTGACAGCCTGATAGTCTATGAAACAATAGGTACCAGCGAGGTCCAGACCGTCTCCAGTTCTCTTCACTGCGATTCGCGGATGATGAGGGATCCTTGTTTATTACCAGTGGCTATACCGGCTTCTTTGAACTTACAACCAGGCCACAAATACCGTTACTGTGTGGTAATTCTCGTACCAGGCAGCTACGATGAAGTATCTTGGGGTTTGGGTTGCAGTGATGTACTTCCTCTCGAAGAAACGAAACGTGACTTGCAAAAGGATCAAGAAACTGCTGTTGTAGAATCTACAGACACCAGAATAACTGGAGTGCACGTTAATGTATCCGATCAGGGATTCCTTCATGTCGATGTCAGCTTGTCCACTCCAAAAAAGTCAAATCTACCCGAATGCAAATTGTCTGTCGTTGTCTTTGATGCTGAATCTGCAGTGCACAAACAGATGCTGAATTGTAGTTTAACATTTGTAACACTGGAAGTTCTACTGCCTGGTCGCTACAAGGTTTGCGCTAGCCTCGACGAAGTCAACGAAGAAGACGTCATCGCGAACTTCAGGAGCAACCGGGACCGACTTCGCTGCGTCGAGGTGCAAGGATTCAAACAGAATACCGAAATAATAGTTCTAGTGATTATTGGGGCTGGCTGTGCCCTTCTCATAGCGTTGGTATTGCTTGCACGAAGCGTCGTGAAGCGCGTGAGACATCCTAGAATACAGACGCAATGCTTTTTACCTGCCCAGGAGTTTGAAATCACTCATAAAGCGCATTACATCAAGTTACTAGCCACGACAAAAGTCTGA
- the Aprt gene encoding adenine phosphoribosyltransferase: MTLPPRMDKNQKLEILRNAIKTYPDFPKPGVIFRDIFGIFNDVVALRAMKDLLVEHVLFLEVDLVVGLDSRGFLLGPIISLELGKPFLPIRKKGKLPGEVIEQNITLEYGEATLEIQKKLLTKGTRVLVVDDLLATGGTMIGAIELLRSGGVEVVECLVIIELSKLKGREKLDVPVHSFIQYD, encoded by the exons ATGACTTTGCCACCAAGAATGGATAAAAACCAAAAGTTAGAAATACTGCGAAATGCAATTAAAACTTATCCTGACTTCCCTAAACCAGGTGTCATATTTCG AGATATATTTGGGATATTCAACGATGTAGTTGCATTAAGAGCGATGAAAGACTTATTAGTGGAACATGTGTTATTCCTTGAAGTTGATTTGGTTGTAGGTTTAGATTCGAGGGGTTTCCTGCTTGGACCTATAATCTCATTAGAATTGGGAAAGCCTTTTTTACCAATTAGAAAAAAGGGTAAACTTCCAGGAGAAGTTATAGAGCAGAATATTACTCTTGAATATGGAGAG GCTACACTTGAAATTCAGAAGAAACTTCTAACTAAAGGAACGCGCGTATTGGTTGTAGATGACTTACTGGCAACAGGAG GTACTATGATCGGTGCAATAGAATTATTAAGATCAGGTGGAGTTGAAGTGGTTGAATGTTTAGTGATAATTGagttaagtaaattaaaagGAAGGGAGAAACTCGATGTACCTGTTCATTCGTTTATTCAATATGACTAG
- the LOC116425699 gene encoding IQ and AAA domain-containing protein 1-like: MSHNYYNELWLITRNDLDKLLKLDRKVQEQGRTTRRVEGLNLLLSTYLRYRNLVKRLIICHDQMVQTQKRDLIKRVLDCAVGRMLDYKKRIVDLDSSDYQWPDDFMKQLKYTPDDAEITVSACGKDVVQRRRKRIEELMENARKSPEREQEEQTSVAEAASVVVSQESTPRLRRRRVKEESAASVVPSILQVSPEVIAAREAQLAAEEATKKAILLIQSHERARIARIAATELERMNVYRRKVEIGEIVPKMYSKATYEIAARTIQRAWRNYMKKRIRKKRMDRLEQLIGMSIPSWKSDHVLAKDRENFQRKLDMMQVYADRVERVTEDHRTKLWKIRGPGLMEDITDEIREWFIVWYNTVGHFDAYPAANLGGSVLIATGQTLTPEEFLAQKGSKKPEAAEERKKEEKSGAKRRREPWMRETKAFTLLDAANRDFIGNWSFRNDSSDSQEKIYEDLIKNKLCHQLQLEMRAIVDELMRLELKKLNQALKRDYKADDKDIEIPKSRDDGKKRARRKKGKKDKSAKTTVTDSFNELVRANIIENYPATSLKDWVGDLSYQNYEAALEYRDYRHHLGEIKQAVMENCILPLSSKEIHEIAPLVRSVCICGLPRHGKSFLVNAICTEVGALLINMTPTVLVGKYEGRKNERKLIDMISKVAREHAPSVIFVDNAEKPWAKKVPAEERFIKPKRFAKYYPKFVKSIKRGDQILFLTTSSEPYKATRPFIRVHDKFIMIPLTDYNTLYMFYKDLLMKYHGVDRGIDVSSLAKMSEGIPLDFIRQAVENVLNVARRITLKFKPLTPQEIMKEVAKYEPPAKKTLNQLTKFESRTPLGRKRARLLMAEKAERERTEQKKTKK, from the exons ATGTCGCACAATTACTACAACGAATTATGGCTGATCACGAGGAACGATTTGGACAAGTTGTTGAAGCTCGATCGGAAAGTACAGGAACAGGGTCGAACGACGAGACGGGTGGAAGGTTTAAACCTATTACTGTCTACGTATCTAAG ATATCGGAACCTGGTGAAGAGACTGATAATCTGCCACGATCAAATGGTGCAAACGCAGAAACGGGACTTGATCAAACGAGTTCTGGACTGCGCTGTCGGTCGAATGCTCGACTATAAGAAGCGGATCGTCGATCTGGactcctcggactacca GTGGCCCGATGACTTCATGAAGCAGCTAAAATACACGCCCGATGACGCGGAGATCACGGTGTCCGCGTGCGGCAAAGACGTGGTCCAGCGGCGCAGGAAACGCATCGAGGAGCTGATGGAGAACGCTCGCAAAT CGCCGGAGAGGGAGCAAGAAGAACAAACGTCGGTCGCTGAAGCCGCGAGTGTCGTCGTGTCACAAGAAAGCACGCCGAGACTTCGCAGACGAAGGGTGAAGGAAGAGAGCGCGGCCAGCGTCGTACCGTCGATCCTCCAGGTGTCACCGGAAGTAATAGCGGCTCGGGAAGCGCAGCTCGCCGCGGAGGAGGCCACGAAGAAAGCGATTCTGCTTATACAATCTCACGAGAGGGCGAGGATTGCGAGGATCGCCGCAACCGAGC TGGAGCGGATGAACGTTTACAGAAGAAAAGTAGAGATCGGAGAGATCGTTCCGAAAATGTACTCGAAAGCCACGTACGAGATAGCAGCTAGAACGATACAGAGAGCCTGGCGAAATTACATGAAAAAGAGGATCCGGAAAAAGAGAATGGATCGGCTAGAACAATTGATTGGGATGTCGATACCTAGCTGGAAGTCTGATCATGTTCTAGCGAAGGACAGGGAGAATTTTCAGCGGAAACTGGATATGATGCAGGTGTACGCTGATCGTGTTGAGAGGGTGACCGAGGATCATCGGACCAAA TTGTGGAAGATCAGAGGTCCAGGTTTGATGGAGGACATCACGGACGAGATTCGCGAATGGTTTATCGTTTGGTACAACACCGTGGGCCATTTCGACGCGTATCCCGCGGCCAATTTGGGCGGCAGCGTGTTAATCGCCACTGGGCAAACTCTAACTCCCGAGGAGTTCTTAGCTCAAAAGGGCTCGAAGAAACCCGAGGCAGCggaagagaggaagaaggaggagaagagcGGCGCGAAGAGAAGGCGAGAGCCGTGGATGCGTGAAACGAAGGCGTTCACCCTTCTCGACGCGGCGAATCGAGATTTCATCGGGAACTGGAGCTTCCGTAACGATTCGAGTGACTCACAGGAAAAGATATACGAAGATCTGATCAAGAACAAACTGTGTCACCAGCTGCAGCTAGAGATGCGAGCGATAGTCGACGAGCTGATGAGGCTCGAGCTGAAGAAACTGAACCAGGCGTTGAAGAGGGATTACAAAGCTGACGATAAAGACATCGAGATACCGAAGTCGAGGG ACGATGGAAAGAAGAGAGCGCGAAGGAAGAAGGGGAAGAAGGATAAATCGGCGAAGACCACTGTGACGGATAGCTTCAATGAATTGGTCCGAGCGaatattatcgagaactatCCCGCAACTTCTCTAAAAGACTGGGTGGGAGACCTTTCGTACCAGAATTACGAGGCAGCTCTGGAGTATCGGGACTACAGGCATCATTTGGGTGAAATCAAGCAAGCGGTAATGGAGAATTGCATTCTTCCGTTGAGCTCCAAAGAGATCCACGAAATTGCGCCGTTGGTGCGATCGGTTTGCATCTGCGGGTTACCTCGGCACGGGAAGAGCTTCTTGGTGAACGCAATTTGCACTGAG GTTGGGGCGTTGTTAATTAACATGACGCCGACGGTTCTGGTGGGCAAGTACGAAGGGCGGAAGAACGAGCGGAAGCTGATCGACATGATCTCGAAAGTGGCCCGCGAGCACGCTCCCTCGGTGATCTTCGTCGACAATGCCGAGAAGCCTTGGGCGAAGAAAGTGCCTGCGGAGGAGAGATTCATTAAACCGAAACGATTCGCGAAGTATTACCCGAAATTCGTGAAGAGCATCAAGCGGGGCGATCAG ATCCTATTTCTCACGACCTCCTCGGAGCCATATAAAGCAACCAGACCCTTCATCAGGGTCCACGACAAGTTCATAATGATTCCTCTCACGGACTACAACACGCTGTACATGTTTTACAAAGATCTGCTGATGAAGTACCACGGTGTCGACCGCGGCATCGACGTCTCCAGCCTGGCGAAGATGTCCGAGGGCATTCCATTGGACTTCATAAGACAGGCGGTGGAGAATGTCCTGAACGTTGCCCGGAGAATCACCCTGAAGTTCAAGCCGCTGACCCCGCAGGAAATCATGAAAGAGGTGGCGAAGTACGAGCCTCCCGCGAAGAAGACGTTGAACCAGTTGACGAAATTCGAGTCGCGAACCCCGTTAGGGAGGAAAAGAGCGAGGCTGCTGATGGCTGAGAAGGCGGAACGCGAACGGACCGAgcaaaagaaaacgaagaaataa
- the tamo gene encoding PUB and ZnF_RBZ domain-containing protein tamozhennic produces the protein MANDLITRGKDRLQEISMKLEQSHLVYLQTDDSPLKLQQRHKLEGFIKEYLCLVPNENKYVFQETADILHRSAATLPDFSGYRAATAWSAISLYAANLLAQPWRKEYRTLRTYSGYYKHEVEANLIGAELMFEQMGYKHTGLGVLTLEGPIDPDKVSSVSRDAMVAFVECQILKQIWENVSQNCTISWLEVLEFRENHVGAPEQAIRALNYRFLEKMHHTRTKVENYRDYHYAQPTCIDAASPSVPYHIMPPNYNMPVSACQTDYRYIEDTNATPRYFPAIDHGFVNRCSAYGCLPHGNKYFSGVHANPYYTTMPAYSRVPTGRLIEVDMPVSVANYEKLHNRKSSHRIPDLDEVDYYRKQSSDGDHYDYGKVDKKSKSVADKNNYDSWDFVYRNLESLGYSKDIGDREDILHKRDCDSRTNKQKTSKQNHNDEKHSGHRFEKKRSGRIDGNNVDSSVTNGRYYHHDTLPFKKKSSSFDLTDSNKYRADSSSENHLSSHNKDKKHGSQTLPIQRSHRSSDQIAKIEDMLKNVELSYSRKEDDMEARNKWNCATCTYLNSSSRDICEMCGKSRHKGNEDKPLASGGKECPKCTLVNEQNVSICEACGAYLKDSPTYI, from the exons ATGGCGAATGACTTAATAACAAGAGGAAAAGATAGACTGCAAGAAATTAGTATGAAATTAGAACAGAGCCATTTGGTTTATTTACAAACAGATGATAGCCCTTTAAAGTTACAACAACGTCACAAACTAGAAG GTTTTATTAAAGAATACCTCTGTCTTGTTCCAAATgagaataaatatgtttttcaagaaaccGCAGATATATTGCATAGATCTGCAGCCACTTTACCGGACTTTAGTGGATATAGAGCTGCGACTGCCTGGAGTGCTATTTCCTTATACGCTGCCAATCTTTTGGCTCAGCCTTGGAGAAAAGAATATAGAACATTAAGG ACTTATAGTGGGTATTATAAACACGAAGTAGAAGCAAATTTAATAGGAGCAGAACTAATGTTTGAACAAATGGGGTATAAACACACAGGGTTGGGTGTCCTTACTTTAGAAGGTCCTATAGACCCTGATAAGGTATCCAGTGTCAGCAGAGATGCAATGGTAGCCTTTGTTGAGTGTCag atattaaaacaaatatggGAAAACGTTTCTCAAAATTGTACTATCTCATGGTTGGAAGTTTTAGAATTCAGGGAAAATCATGTTGGGGCACCAGAGCAAGCAATTAGAGCATTGAACTACCGTTTCCTCGAAAAAATGCATCACACCCGCACAAAAGTAGAGAATTATAGGGACTATCATTACGCTCAACCTACGTGCATAGATGCAGCATCACCATCGGTTCCTTATCACATAATGCCTCCTAATTATAATATGCCTGTGTCTGCTTGTCAAACAGATTACAGATATATTGAAGATACAAATGCGACACCCAGATACTTTCCAGCGATAGATCATGGCTTTGTGAACCGATGCAGTGCTTACGGATGTTTACCGCatggtaataaatatttcagcgGCGTCCACGCGAATCCTTATTACACAACCATGCCAGCATACTCAAGAGTGCCTACGGGTAGATTAATCGAAGTGGATATGCCTGTGTCGGTTGCTAATTATGAGAAACTTCATAACAGAAAATCATCCCACCGAATACCTGACTTGGATGAAGTAGATTACTATAGGAAGCAATCCAGTGACGGAGATCATTATGATTACGGGAAAGTTGATAAGAAATCGAAATCAGTTgccgataaaaataattatgattctTGGGACTTCGTGTACAGAAACTTAGAAAGTTTAGGGTACTCTAAGGATATCGGTGATCGGGAAGACATTTTACATAAACGTGACTGCGATTCTAGAACAAACAAGCAGAAAACGTCAAAGCAGAACCATAATGATGAAAAGCACAGTGGACATCGGTTTGAGAAAAAGAGAAGCGGTAGAATCGATGGAAATAACGTTGATTCGTCTGTGACGAATGGTCGGTATTATCATCATGATACGTTACCATTCAAGAAAAAATCTTCTTCTTTTGACTTAACAGACTCGAATAAATATCGAGCTGATTCATCATCCGAGAATCACCTGTCCTCGCACAATAAAGATAAAAAGCATGGCAGTCAGACGCTTCCGATTCAACGTTCTCATCGATCTTCCGATCAGATCGCAAAAATTGAAGATAtgctaaaaaatgttgaattgtCCTATTCTCGAAAGGAGGATGACATGGAAGCTAGAAATAAATGGAACTGTGCCACTTGTACGTATCTTAATTCTTCGTCCAGAGATATTTGTGAAATGTGTGGAAAGTCTAGACATAAAGGGAACGAGGATAAACCTTTAGCTAGCGGTGGAAAAGAGTGTCCGAAATGTACGCTGGTGAACGAGCAAAATGTTTCAATTTGTGAAGCCTGTGGTGCATATTTAAAAGACTCACCTACTTATATTTAG
- the LOC116425691 gene encoding TBC1 domain family member 31: protein MYKKKWQDLKEIDNAFILEPETIRRTQCPGRVNFVHMAFDCHVEYLVATDTAGYLYYIDLNNSPTYQKLGNVGQSTFVAFNPINKFEILVGLTTADIKIIRVDANVTQFCVLTAHKLPPMHVSFYKQYCLTCSRKEVVIWCLRSCSKVQQLRVNTRNVVIRKASFSNLGHIVILYYNDTLQVWHFKQLENDIKIDAKTFGIRNIKNLIFTQNGRAMIMSGAQNKIIILSTCEWNLLKTLLLPHNFIGVKQMALVPSPLDGGANNILACISSSCSLHFFDLTRSCIIQTLHCNKPIKKITVSITGRYIALIELEGHLKLIMTEKLFSDKCEPVKKLKESCRPVAHGIPDHLQCIKQLMKQELRLERLIPILKEFGEYPEKYRVPIWSNILKLPGNKSAYCALVNKAANAHFSPELLKDYPLANRSKRALLKTIVNCLIQWSPILSQCVFLPNLVFPFLMVFQKDPLLGFELIISILLNYCQKWFEYHPLPPLNVLGMIENIILQADPSLLNVFCERGVTSSEYAWPLLKTAMSEVLSDSEWLILWDHLISYKKPLLLLMIVVAYSICSREIIISSLHSPESFKRYYTTQGYISAKELLKLAQTLDKEIPLRVHPSRYLRNELITLPSKGPYLPFMLHDFPKFLTDEVSVLELEKLKEKERTARKHNRKAIEIAEQDRLKQETKSFMEQIHRARLNEVERCINEQLSSIDWTFRSVPNAKSEMQYDYNIPTLDIGISSDDDVLDSRSKSKHYEQLQQDIDKLEYEVHSLLNSLRS from the exons atgtataaaaaaaagtgGCAAGATTTGAAGGAGATTGATAATGCTTTTATACTTGAACCAGAAACTATTCGCAGAACGCAATGTCCTGGTAGAGTCAACTTTGTACATATGGCATTTGATTGTCACGTGGAGTATCTTGTTGCAACAGATACAGCAGGatacttatattatattgaCTTAAATAATAGTCCAACTTATCAAAAATTGGGAAATGTTGGACAATCAACATTTGTGGCATTTAatcctataaataaatttgaaatattagttgGCCTTACTACGGCtgacataaaaattataagggTGGATGCGAATGTAACACAATTTTGTGTATTAACTGCTCACAAATTACCGCCTATGCATGTTTCATTTTACAAACAATATTGTCTAACTTGTTCACGGAAAGAAGTTGTAATATGGTGTTTACGATCTTGTAGTAAGGTTCAACAATTAAGAGTTAATACAAGGAATGTTGTAATAAGAAAGGCAAGTTTCTCAAACTTAGGGCACATTGTTATATTATACTACAATGATACTTTACAAGTATGGCACTTCAAACAGttggaaaatgatattaaaatagaTGCAAAAACATTTGGTAttagaaacattaaaaacttaatttttacacaaaatggaagagcAATGATCATGAGTGGTGCACAGAATAAGATTATTATTCTAAGTACATGTGAGTGGAATTTACTCAAAACTTTGCTGCTGCCACATAACTTTATTGGAGTAAAACAAATGGCACTTGTACCATCACCTTTGGATGGTGGAGCAAACAATATACTGGCATGCATTTCGTCTAGTTGTAGTCTTCATTTTTTTGATCTGACTCGATCTTGTATTATTCAAACCCTGCACTGTAATAAACctataaagaaaattacagtctctaTAACTGGCAGGTATATAGCATTAATAGAACTAGAAGgtcatttaaaactaataatgaCTGAGAAACTATTCTCAGATAAATGTGAACCTGTAAAAAAGTTAAAAGAATCATGCAGACCAGTTGCACATGGTATACCTGATCACCTGCAATGTATCAAACAACTCATGAAACAAGAATTGCGTTTAGAAAGACTGATACCCATCTTAAAGGAATTTGGAGAGTACCCTGAAAAATACAGAGTTCCAATATggtcaaatattttaaagttaccAGGTAATAAGAGCGCATATTGTGCTCTGGTTAACAAAGCAGCAAACGCACATTTTTCACCAGAGCTTCTAAAGGATTATCCACTAGCAAACAGAAGCAAACGGGCATTGTTGAAGACAATAGTGAACTGCTTAATACAATGGTCTCCTATATTGTCTCAGTGTGTATTTTTACCAAACCTTGTGTTCCCATTTCTTATGGTTTTTCAG aagGATCCGCTTCTTGGCTTTGAACTCATTATAAGTatactattaaattattgtcAAAAATGGTTTGAATATCATCCTTTACCACCTTTAAATGTGTTAGGTatgatagaaaatataattttacaagcTGATCCATCTTTGCTAAACGTTTTTTGTGAAAGAGGTGTCACATCCAGTGAATATGCATGGCCACTTCTAAAAACTGCAATGAGTGAAGTTTTATCTGATTCCGAATGGCTGATTTTATGGGATCATTTAATCTCATATAAAAAACCATTACTTCTTTTAATGATTGTTGTTGCATATAGCATTTGTTCacgtgaaattataatttcttcgcTGCACTCTCCAGAAAGCTTTAAACGATACTATACCACTCAAGGTTATATCAGTGCAAAGGAATTACTTAAACTTGCTCAAACTCTTGATAAAGAGATACCATTACGAGTACATCCTAGTCGTTATCTCAG aaatgaattaattacacTGCCTTCTAAAGGACCGTATCTGCCATTCATGTTACatgattttccaaaatttttaaCAGACGAAGTATCCGTTTTAGAGTTAGAAAAACTGAAAGAGAAGGAACGGACTGCACGAAAACATAATCGTAAAGCTATAGAAATCGCAGAACAAGACAGATTAAAACAGGAAACAAAATCATTTATGGAACAAATTCATCGGGCAAGACTTAATG AAGTAGAAAGATGCATTAATGAACAGTTGTCTAGTATAGATTGGACATTTAGAAGTGTACCGAACGCTAAATCAGAAATGCAATATGATTATAATATTCCAACATTGGATATAGGTATTTCAAGTGATGACGATGTTCTGGATTCCAGAAGTAAATCAAAACATTACGAACAACTGCAACAAGATATAGATAAATTAGAATACGAAGTACACAGCCTTTTAAATTCTTTAAGGTCGTAG
- the LOC116425693 gene encoding DET1- and DDB1-associated protein 1: protein MSVAEFLKGLPSHNENNFANFHTDNGNRTCVKKPSVYLPTRDHPSEQVIVTEKTTILLRYLHQQWDKKNTDRKRDFLSANGDSEDDSGTVRSKRSRLEANNIL from the exons ATG TCCGTCGCTGAATTTTTAAAGGGTTTGCCCTCAcataatgaaaacaattttgcCAATTTTCATACGGACAATGGAAATAGAACTTGTGTAAAAAAACCCTCTGTTTATTTACCTACTAGAGATCATCCCTCTGAACAAG ttATAGTTACTGAAAAAACAACCATATTATTAAGGTACCTTCATCAACAATGGGACAAAAAG aacACTGATAGGAAACGAGATTTCTTATCTGCTAATGGTGACTCTGAAGATGATTCTGGAACAGTTCGTAGTAAAAGGTCACGTCTCGAGGCAAACAATATcctttaa